CGACGCTCTACACGATCAACCTCGAGACCGGCGCGGCGACGTCGGTCGGCGCGCTCCCCGCCGACACGCGTGACGTCGTCGCGCTCGGTGCGCCGAAGGCGGCGCCGGTGTTCGCCGTCACGAAGAGCAACAAGCTCCTGAAGTTCGACGCGTCGGACCCGGGCGTCTTCACGCTGCAGCCCACCGCGATCACGGGGCTCGGCGCCGGCGAAGCGGTGCACGCGATCGACTTCCGCCCGAAGACGGGTCAGCTCTACGCGCTCGCGGTCGCGGGCACGGTCGCCAAGCTCTACACGGTCGACAAGACGACGGCGGCCGCCACGGTCGTGAACGCGGCCGGCTTCACGGTCGAGGGCGAGGCCTTCGGCATGGACTTCAACCCCGTCGCCGACGCGCTCCGCATCACGAGCAACACGGGGAAGAACTACCGCATCGCGATCGCGGACGGCGACGCCGGGACCGACACCGACCTCGAGGTGCAGGACGGACCAGACCCCGGCGCGAGCCCCTCCGGCGGCGCGGTCGCGTACACGAACAACGTCGCGGCGCCGACGGGCGGGACGCGGCTCCTCCTCCTCGACCCGGCTGCGCGCTCGCTCTTCTCGCAGGGCTCGCTCGCGGACGGCGGCGTCGTCGACGGAGGTCCGAACGGCGGCCAGCTCTTCTTCGTCGCGCGCGCCGGCGTCGGGAGCGCGGCGACCGGCGACGCCAGCATCGTCGGCTTCGACATCGCGCCCGACGGAACGGCGTACGCGTCGTTCAACGCGGGCGGGACGCCGACGTCGCGCTTCTACCAGATCGATCTCGGCGAGCAGCCGGCCGGCAACATCGCCGCGCGCTTCGGCCGCTTGATCGGCCCGCTCCCCGGGCTTCAGGGTGAGGACCTCGTCGCGGGTATCGCGGTCGAGGTCCCGGTCCCGTCGGATCCGGGCGACGCGGGCACGGAGCCCGACTCCGGCTCGACCTCGAGCAGCACGAGCAGCTCGAGCAGCACCGGCGGCACGAGCAGCACGAGCGGCGGTACCACGCCTCCGCCGGACGGCGGAACCTCGGTCCCCGGCGCAACGCCCGGCGGCGAGGACGACGACGGCTGCAACTGCCGCAGCGCCCCCACGATGGCCTCGGCCCCAAGCGCCCTCGGCCTCGCGCTCGCAACACTCTGGCTCGTCCGCCGCCGCCGCCAGTCACGCTAAGCCGATGCCGTTCCGCGGGCGCGCAAGAAGCGCGTCCGCGGACGCTCGCACCACGCTCGCACCCGCGGTCGCGCACGACCGCGCCCGTTGGACGCAAGCGTTCGCAGGCGTCGCCGTAGATGGTCGCGTTCGCAGGCGTCCGACCGCGCGTCGCGGACGGTCGCACTCGCATCCATTCGCGTTCACGCCCGCGCTCGCGGCGTCGTCGGCATCGCCGTGGATGTGCGCGCTCGCAGGCGTCCGCGGTATGCCCGACGGCGCGTCGTGGATGGTCGCGTTCGCACGCGTTCGTGCACGCGCTCGCGGCGTTACGACGGCGCGTCGTGGGTGATCGCGTTCGCGGGTGTTCACGACAGCGCGCCGTGGATGGGTCGCGTTCGCAGGTGTCCGCGGTATGCCCGACGGCGCGTCGTGGACGGGTCGTGTTCGCAGGTGTCCGTGGTGCGCGTCGTGGATGGGCGTGTCTTGTGGGCGTTACTTCGGGTGGCGGCGGCGGCGTGACACGCAGGTGATGGCGGCGAGGAGCCAGAGTGCGGTCGAAGGAGCGGGCGCGCCTGGGGCCGTGCTGCACCCCGCAGGCGGCGTCGCGGTGTACTTTCTCTTCCTCCTCTTCGGAGTGTCGTCGTCGTCCTCGTCGTCCGTCGACTTCGTTTTCTTCTTTGTCGTGCCGTCGTCGTCGATCGAATCGGATTGTGGCTTCGTCGTCGACGTGTCGTCGTCGGTCTCCGTCGACTGCGCTGGGGCGGGCTCCGGCGGTGGGGGGTACATCTGGACGAGCCCGGCGATGTCGCCGGGGCTCAGCGTCGTCGGGAACACGGTGAAGCGGTCCGGGTAGCAGTAGTTCATGATCGACATCAGGTCCCAAGCGCCGATCGCCTCGCCGTCTTGGAACGGGTCGCGATCTTCGCAGGACTGCGGCGTGTCGAGCCGCTCCTGCTCGTGGAGGAAGCCGAGCGCGTGGCCCATCTCGTGGATCGCGATCGACTTGATGCACCGCTCGCGCTTCGCCTCGTTCCCGCGGCAGATCGCGCCGAAGAACGGATCGTTCGCGAACGTGAAGTCGAGCACCATGCCGCCCGGCATACCGTCGAGCTCGTTGCCGAACGCCTCCACGCGCGGGCCGTCGCCGCCGCTCGCCACGCGGATGTGAATGCCGGGAGAGCTCGCGGTGCAGGCGCCGTAGCCGGTGAAGCGGACGGCGCGGTCGTTCTTCTCCCAGCTGTCGGTGAAGCTCTGCTTCGTCCACTCCTTCTCCTTCTCGAAGCCGGGCGTCTCCCAGCAGACAGGGATCTTCCCGGGCTCCTTCCAGAGCACCTCCCGCAAGACCTTGAGCTGCGAGCTCGTGGCGCCGAGCGCGATCTCCTTCTCGACCGGCTCGGCGCAGCCGGCGCCGGCGCCGGCTACGACGGAGAGGATGCTCGCGAACAGCGCCGCGCGGAGCTTCGTCATGCTCCACGAGAGAGCATCGTTCGTACCGTCCTCTCCCCGCGCAGCTTTCCAGCTACGTGCGATCTGCACGCAGTGACGACGCTCGTTCTCCAGCAAACGTGGAATCTGAAACCCACCCGCCGACCCCACCGAGGGCGACTCCCATCCCATGAGGCGCCAAGGTAGGTCCTGACGTAGGCTAGAGTCCGCGATGATGACGGCGAACCTCGCCATGATGAGCCCTGAGGTCGAAGCTGCGGCGGGGAGGTTTCGTGGGTTCTTTCAGGAGCTCGCGCGCACCTTCGTCGAGAGGGAGGACCTGCTCGCGCAGATCGCGCTCGCGCTCCTCGCGCGTGAGCACGTGCTGATGACCGGGCCGCCGGGGACGGCGAAGAGCGGGGTCGCGGCGGCGGTGCTCGGGCGCATCGTCGACGAGCGGACCGGGAAGCCGAGCGTCTTCGCGCGGCAGTTCACGGAGAGCACCGTGCAGACGGACCTCGTCGGTCCGATCGACTTCAAGACGCTCATGCAGTCCGGGCGGACGGAGCACTTCACCGACGAAGGCATGCTCGGCGCGGTGCACGCCTTCCTCGACGAGGTGCTCGACGGGCGCGACATGCTGCTCCGCACCACCCTCAACGTCCTGCAGGAGCGCGAGCTGAAGCAGGGCACGAAGACGACGGCGGGCCAGATCGAGTGCGCGTTGATGACGACGAACCGATACCTCGCGGAGGTGCTCGAGGGATCGCGCGAGACGCTGCTCGCCTTCGTCGATCGCATCGCGTTCGTGTCGTTCATCCCGAAGGGGTTCAGCGACGCAGAGAGCCTCGGCCGCGTCGTGCGCTCGCAGATCGGCGGCGCGCGGCGGCCGCTCACGTCGCTCCTGACGATCCAGGACCTCGACGTCCTCCAGGCGATCGCCGACCGCGTCGTCGTCGGCGACGAGCTGTGCGGGGCCCTCTGCACGCTGCTCGAGCACCTCGACGCCGACCTCGCCCAGGCCGCGAAGCACGATCCGACGTTCCTCGCGACGCGCTACCTCTCGACCCGCACCGCGGTGCGGCTCGGCCGCATCCTCCGCGCGATCTGCGTCTACGACGCGATCATGAACGGCGCGACGCGCACGCTCGAGGCCGAGCATCAGGACCTCGCGCTCCTCCGCCTCTCCGTCCTCCTCTCCGGTCCGAGCCACGGCTCGCTCGCGCGGCTGATCGAGCGGGAGTCCGATCCGCGCGAGCGGCGGCAGCTCTCGATCCTCCGCACCGAGCGCGAGATCTTCGATCGCGCCCTCGCGCGCTTGCCGAAGCCCGCCGCGAAGAAGAAGGAGCCGCGGAAGGAGAACAAGCTCGAGGCGAAGGTCGAGGAGGCGATCGCCGCGCCCGCGCCGGCGCCGCTGCTCGAGACCGCGGCCGAGCTCGCGAAGGTGAGCGACGCCGGCGGGCCCGGCGCGCAGCAGGCGCAGGCGCTCCTCGACACCACGCTCGGCCACCTCGCCGAGCGCGCGCTCCGCGCCGGCGCGACCGCGGGCGCGGGCCCGAGCAACGACGCGGGGGCGGTCGTGACGGAGCTCTCGACCCTCGCCGACGGGCTCGAGCAGGCGAGCGGCGCCACGCGTCCCGTCGCGCGCTGGCTCCGCGGCCGCGCGATCCGCATCCTCCTCGACAGCGCGTCGCTCATGGGCCACTCGCTCGATCGGCTCGAGGTGATCCTCGGGACGTGCGAGCGGCTCCGCGCGGCGGGCGCGGACCTCGACGCCGACCTCGCCGAGCGCGCGACGTCGCTCGCGGTCACGCGCGTCGAGGACGACCTCGTCG
The Labilithrix sp. genome window above contains:
- a CDS encoding DUF4394 domain-containing protein; translation: MMKRSIALGLGVLAGMLGAPVAAHAEPLVALKVSTSTSALVTFDSATPGTVDPDKPIAGLDTGDVLVSIDHRPDTGVLYGIAQSGKLYTLAIAGNAVTATRVGTNAVTLTGPSFGIDFNPSVDRIRVVSTARENLRLNPADATQLPAGASPELKLQYPVAGVCPTLDAPIEPIDGPLVIGVAYRNNVGGAAGFTDADGSNQGLLQYGIDARSSSLVRMGNANLNDGCVQTVGSLNITLDADPATHGGFDISTATGVAYASLSTGGGAPTLYTINLETGAATSVGALPADTRDVVALGAPKAAPVFAVTKSNKLLKFDASDPGVFTLQPTAITGLGAGEAVHAIDFRPKTGQLYALAVAGTVAKLYTVDKTTAAATVVNAAGFTVEGEAFGMDFNPVADALRITSNTGKNYRIAIADGDAGTDTDLEVQDGPDPGASPSGGAVAYTNNVAAPTGGTRLLLLDPAARSLFSQGSLADGGVVDGGPNGGQLFFVARAGVGSAATGDASIVGFDIAPDGTAYASFNAGGTPTSRFYQIDLGEQPAGNIAARFGRLIGPLPGLQGEDLVAGIAVEVPVPSDPGDAGTEPDSGSTSSSTSSSSSTGGTSSTSGGTTPPPDGGTSVPGATPGGEDDDGCNCRSAPTMASAPSALGLALATLWLVRRRRQSR
- a CDS encoding AAA family ATPase; protein product: MMTANLAMMSPEVEAAAGRFRGFFQELARTFVEREDLLAQIALALLAREHVLMTGPPGTAKSGVAAAVLGRIVDERTGKPSVFARQFTESTVQTDLVGPIDFKTLMQSGRTEHFTDEGMLGAVHAFLDEVLDGRDMLLRTTLNVLQERELKQGTKTTAGQIECALMTTNRYLAEVLEGSRETLLAFVDRIAFVSFIPKGFSDAESLGRVVRSQIGGARRPLTSLLTIQDLDVLQAIADRVVVGDELCGALCTLLEHLDADLAQAAKHDPTFLATRYLSTRTAVRLGRILRAICVYDAIMNGATRTLEAEHQDLALLRLSVLLSGPSHGSLARLIERESDPRERRQLSILRTEREIFDRALARLPKPAAKKKEPRKENKLEAKVEEAIAAPAPAPLLETAAELAKVSDAGGPGAQQAQALLDTTLGHLAERALRAGATAGAGPSNDAGAVVTELSTLADGLEQASGATRPVARWLRGRAIRILLDSASLMGHSLDRLEVILGTCERLRAAGADLDADLAERATSLAVTRVEDDLVESCDAGFRDAVADSLKRVGDEDLGVLLKALAPALAQIDTIGARLVALGGKPDSLKTKVIGARIEPLVKAAFARVNTTDRAALVEQVGQLVDALHASNLRAVLPKTTVLRFAVEALVRSEQGKGTVPPSPVRDYDGYRALRSSMQRVSLAFTTTELALRTSPEKPALAHTPDALVSSMSDVIAALPETLRQEVVTLDLARIDRAVAFVETWWSQLSARSDLAALEASKFFVVTREEGALLRFTLEARVIADVFPEAAERVGPMRARIEALEAASSKALVDLRRVRADAAWGEILGPRS